In the genome of Mycobacteriales bacterium, the window TGCGCGCAGGCGGGAGAGCGCCCGGCTCGCGGCGGCCGCCGCCTCGTCGTCGTCCTCGCCCGCGGACCGGGCTTGTTCCAGGGCCTGCTGGGCTCGGCCGACGTCGATCTCGTCGGCCTGCTCGGCGACCTCGGCCAGGATCGAGACGCCGTCCTCGGTCACCGACAGGAAGCCGCCGTGCACCGCGAAGACCAGCTCCTCGCCGCCCTCCTGCTGGACGCGGACCACCCCGCCGGGGGCCAGCTCGCCCAGCAGCGGCGCGTGGCCGGGCAGGACGCCGAGCTCACCCTCCGTAGTCCGGGCGATGACCATCGTCGCGTCACCGGACCACAGCAGACGCTCGACCGACACGAGCTCGACGTGCACCGTTGCCACGCGGGATCTCCTTCACCGTTCGGAGTCCACCGCAGTCTAGCGAGGTCCCAACAGGTGCGCGTTGACCGCCCGTACGGCCGCAGCCAACTCGGCCATCTCGACCACTTCCACCCCGGCAGCCGCCAGCAGCGCGGCGCCGTCACAGTCGGCGAGCAGCGGCGGCTCCCGCAGCGCGAACACGACCCGGGCCACCCCGGCCTCGATCGCGAGCTCGGTGCAGCTGCGGTCCCGGGACCGGCGGACGCTGCACGGTTCCATCGAGGTGTAGAGCGTCGCCCCGGCGACCTCGGCCCGGGCCGCGAGCCGGGCCAGCGCGACCTCCTCGGCGTGGTCGGCCGGGTCGACCTCGCGGGAGTGGCCGGCGTCGTGGGTCAGCCCGTCGGCGCCGAGCACGACCGCCCCCACCGCGTACGCCGTGGTGCTGGGCGGGCAGCGCCGGGACCGCTCGATCGCGGCCAGCAGCAGCGCCCGGTCCCCGGGCCGCTCCCCTGCCACCGGCACCGTCGTCGCTCCCGTCGGGTCCATCCCGCGCCACGCACGCGGGCCGTCGCGGTCCAGGTTGCCAGCCGGAGCGAGGAACGCCCATGGCCGCCCCACCGGCCGGGTGTGTCAGCGCAGGTGTGGTACGCCCCGCTAGCGTCCCGGGGTATGCCCGGGCGCCCGTACGTCGTGCTCAGCGCGGCCGTGTCGGTGGACGGCGCGCTGGACGACCGGTCGCCGGCCCGGCTCATGCTCTCGGGTGATGCCGACCTGGACGCCGTGGACGCGCTGCGGGCGAGCTGCGACGCGATCCTGGTCGGCGCCGGCACGGTCCGGGCCGACGATCCGCGGCTGCTGGTCCGCTCGGCCGAGCGCCGCCGCGAGCGCGAGGCGCGGGGACTGCCGCCGACGCCGGCCCGGGTGGTGCTGACCCGCGGCGCGCTCGACCCGGCCGCGGCGGTCTTCGCCGGCGGC includes:
- a CDS encoding dihydrofolate reductase family protein, producing MPGRPYVVLSAAVSVDGALDDRSPARLMLSGDADLDAVDALRASCDAILVGAGTVRADDPRLLVRSAERRREREARGLPPTPARVVLTRGALDPAAAVFAGGPPPLVLAGTLPDVFAELAGRGVTRLLVEGGASVLTAVLAAGLA
- a CDS encoding dCMP deaminase, giving the protein MPVAGERPGDRALLLAAIERSRRCPPSTTAYAVGAVVLGADGLTHDAGHSREVDPADHAEEVALARLAARAEVAGATLYTSMEPCSVRRSRDRSCTELAIEAGVARVVFALREPPLLADCDGAALLAAAGVEVVEMAELAAAVRAVNAHLLGPR
- a CDS encoding F0F1 ATP synthase subunit epsilon — its product is MATVHVELVSVERLLWSGDATMVIARTTEGELGVLPGHAPLLGELAPGGVVRVQQEGGEELVFAVHGGFLSVTEDGVSILAEVAEQADEIDVGRAQQALEQARSAGEDDDEAAAAASRALSRLRATGQSV